One Cylindrospermum stagnale PCC 7417 DNA segment encodes these proteins:
- a CDS encoding GNAT family N-acetyltransferase: MSSTQVDIIKPDAAQVDKIAQLLALAFENSAVLSQICQAKGKELRRRLHLLFRARIAMQVAANQPMLGVIKDAQVISVAVFQEPGSYFPVWEQIRCLLQVIFGISPLVAWRIWRNLIILERYHPSEPHYYLTPLGVHPDFQGKGYARTLLEALHARSEAHPLSTGVYLDTGNPRIVSFYERFGYHTTAQLKINNMETFMMFRPNTSK, from the coding sequence ATGTCTTCTACACAAGTTGATATTATTAAACCTGATGCAGCACAAGTCGATAAAATTGCACAATTGCTTGCACTCGCCTTTGAGAACAGCGCCGTTCTTAGCCAAATTTGCCAAGCTAAAGGTAAAGAACTTCGTCGCCGTCTGCACCTACTATTTCGAGCCCGCATCGCCATGCAAGTAGCAGCTAACCAGCCGATGTTGGGTGTAATAAAGGATGCTCAAGTGATCAGCGTGGCAGTGTTCCAAGAACCAGGGAGTTACTTCCCTGTTTGGGAACAGATTCGGTGCTTACTACAAGTAATTTTCGGCATCAGTCCTCTTGTAGCTTGGCGCATCTGGAGAAATTTAATAATTTTGGAACGATACCATCCTTCGGAGCCTCATTACTACTTAACTCCATTGGGTGTACATCCAGATTTTCAAGGGAAGGGATATGCTCGTACTCTCCTTGAAGCCCTTCATGCGCGTTCAGAAGCGCATCCGCTATCAACGGGGGTATACCTCGATACAGGAAATCCGAGAATTGTGTCGTTCTACGAACGCTTTGGTTATCACACAACGGCACAGTTGAAGATAAACAACATGGAAACTTTCATGATGTTTCGCCCAAACACATCAAAATAA
- a CDS encoding IS630 family transposase (programmed frameshift) encodes MKPYSLDFRQKIFDTYLEDGISQRQLAKRFCVSLSFIQKLLKQYRETTSIAPKVRTKQTPPKLNKEQLNILEEILEAQNDATLSEIRSALKEKTGITIGISTVDRMLQRIEISLKKKTLHASEKETERVQLLRVQFWLQLQGISAENLIFIDEAGANLSLIRHSARSKKGKRAHGSRPQKRCKNVSIIGAIALQGVISQYSILGATDGLTFEAYISQKLVPNLWKGAYVIMDNCSIHKSGEIEKLIEAAGAKLIYLPPYSPDFSPIENCWSKIKNILRSIGARSYPDLAKAIETAFSQVSLNEIHNWFTHSCYCTSLD; translated from the exons ATGAAACCATATTCCCTAGATTTTCGCCAAAAAATATTTGATACATACTTGGAAGATGGAATATCACAACGTCAATTAGCAAAAAGATTTTGTGTCAGTTTAAGTTTTATTCAGAAATTACTAAAGCAATATAGAGAAACAACAAGTATTGCTCCTAAAGTTAGGACGAAACAAACTCCTCCAAAGCTAAATAAAGAACAACTTAACATTCTCGAAGAAATACTTGAAGCTCAGAATGATGCTACTTTATCAGAAATTCGCTCAGCACTCAAAGAAAAAACAGGAATAACAATTGGTATCTCTACGGTAGACCGGATGTTACAGAGGATAGAAATAAGTCTAAA AAAAAAAACATTGCACGCCTCAGAAAAAGAAACAGAAAGAGTTCAATTATTAAGAGTACAATTCTGGCTTCAACTTCAGGGAATATCGGCGGAAAACCTGATATTTATTGACGAAGCAGGAGCTAATCTATCTTTAATAAGACACTCCGCTCGTTCTAAAAAAGGTAAAAGAGCGCATGGCTCACGACCTCAAAAACGTTGCAAAAATGTCTCCATCATTGGTGCGATCGCTCTTCAAGGAGTGATTAGTCAATATAGTATTTTAGGAGCAACTGATGGACTGACATTTGAGGCTTATATTTCTCAAAAATTAGTTCCAAACCTGTGGAAAGGTGCTTATGTAATTATGGATAATTGTTCAATTCATAAAAGTGGAGAGATTGAGAAATTAATCGAAGCTGCTGGAGCTAAATTGATTTATTTACCACCATATTCTCCTGATTTTTCGCCAATTGAGAATTGTTGGTCAAAAATTAAAAATATACTACGTTCTATTGGAGCTAGAAGTTATCCGGACTTAGCAAAAGCAATTGAAACTGCTTTTAGTCAAGTCTCATTAAATGAGATTCATAATTGGTTTACCCATTCTTGCTACTGTACCTCACTAGACTGA
- a CDS encoding pyridoxal phosphate-dependent decarboxylase family protein: protein MVYPFLLLYLTRLRNAISTVNPNNSGIHTRETTNPLAKGRTSAWDTTRQLERELIGMLADLYNLPKTELDGYVTNGGTEGNLAGLWIGRNLLLGDVSDESGLRPSVPIAVIAARTAHYSVRKVCNLLGLGEGYWRQCPKCGHSHEFVSAPDGSGLQLVDVDDNFAIDLYAFEQRLRELSVLGVRHVLVIATVGTTITGSVDPIKDMCALLRLAEDRYGIKSHFHVDAAFGGLVLPFIQENSGTNSQYSMDWSEWPEVASLCLNWHKMGLVPYGAGTFLCRKNLLAHVQRSVAYSMTGIDTTVVGSRSGAMAAACWAVVQVMGYEGFQAMVSHCMTTAERLRHALENLPEVELLPPAPVNLVTLRLLDKASSASKAREMLGRHRIYPDWLSRSASDCPEEIFPIYLMPHVTADDVDQFVADLATTFR from the coding sequence TTGGTTTACCCATTCTTGCTACTGTACCTCACTAGACTGAGAAACGCTATAAGCACTGTTAATCCTAATAATAGTGGCATTCATACGCGAGAGACTACCAATCCTTTAGCCAAGGGGCGCACCAGTGCTTGGGATACCACGCGGCAACTGGAAAGAGAACTGATTGGTATGTTGGCCGATCTGTATAACCTACCCAAAACAGAGCTGGATGGATATGTAACCAACGGCGGTACGGAAGGCAATTTGGCTGGTCTTTGGATAGGTCGCAACCTTTTGTTAGGCGATGTCTCCGACGAGAGCGGTTTACGTCCCTCTGTGCCGATAGCGGTCATTGCTGCACGCACTGCTCACTACTCAGTTCGGAAGGTTTGCAATCTGTTGGGACTGGGTGAGGGTTATTGGCGTCAGTGTCCCAAGTGCGGCCATTCGCACGAATTCGTGTCGGCTCCTGATGGAAGTGGTCTACAGCTAGTGGATGTGGATGATAACTTTGCTATTGACCTGTATGCTTTCGAGCAACGACTTCGAGAACTTAGCGTTTTAGGAGTACGGCATGTATTGGTAATCGCTACCGTAGGAACCACGATTACTGGCTCGGTCGATCCGATTAAAGATATGTGTGCCTTGCTGCGATTAGCCGAAGATCGCTACGGAATCAAAAGCCATTTCCACGTCGACGCGGCGTTTGGAGGCTTGGTACTTCCTTTTATTCAGGAAAATTCTGGTACAAACAGTCAGTACTCTATGGACTGGAGCGAGTGGCCGGAAGTTGCAAGTTTGTGCCTGAACTGGCACAAAATGGGCTTGGTACCTTACGGAGCAGGAACATTCCTGTGCCGGAAGAATCTGCTTGCCCATGTGCAGCGATCCGTCGCCTACAGCATGACTGGAATTGATACCACTGTAGTCGGGTCGCGATCGGGAGCAATGGCAGCAGCTTGCTGGGCGGTTGTTCAGGTGATGGGTTACGAGGGGTTTCAGGCGATGGTATCGCACTGTATGACAACAGCAGAGCGCCTACGCCACGCCTTGGAAAATCTTCCTGAAGTAGAGTTGTTGCCACCTGCACCAGTTAATCTGGTGACCTTGCGTTTGCTCGACAAAGCAAGCAGTGCCTCGAAAGCGCGAGAGATGCTAGGAAGACATCGCATTTATCCTGATTGGTTGTCTCGTAGCGCTTCCGATTGTCCGGAGGAGATATTTCCTATTTATTTAATGCCGCACGTAACTGCTGATGATGTCGATCAATTTGTGGCTGACCTAGCAACCACATTCCGCTGA
- the cysC gene encoding adenylyl-sulfate kinase, whose product MKRKNQGFIIWLTGLSGSGKSTIAKRLESELKERALLVEVLDGDIVRMNLSKGLSFNREDRDTNVRRVGFVANLLSRNEVPVIVSMISPYRDVRDELKRTITNFIEVYINAPLEVCEARDVKGLYAMARAGQLKSFTGIDAPYEAPLTPDIICYTSEETIQESVTRITAFLESRDYIANKHRSQQQETLRPAIQQFPLS is encoded by the coding sequence ATGAAAAGGAAAAATCAAGGTTTCATAATCTGGCTGACCGGACTCAGTGGATCTGGCAAAAGTACGATCGCTAAAAGATTAGAAAGCGAATTAAAGGAACGCGCTCTTCTGGTAGAGGTTTTGGATGGCGATATTGTCAGAATGAACCTTTCAAAAGGATTGAGCTTTAACAGAGAAGACCGCGACACCAATGTCCGTCGCGTGGGTTTTGTGGCCAATCTCCTCAGCAGAAATGAAGTTCCGGTAATTGTTTCTATGATTAGTCCCTATAGGGACGTGAGAGATGAGTTAAAGAGGACAATCACAAACTTTATAGAAGTGTATATCAATGCTCCGCTTGAAGTTTGCGAAGCCCGTGATGTAAAAGGACTCTATGCGATGGCACGGGCTGGGCAACTCAAATCCTTTACGGGAATTGACGCTCCTTATGAAGCTCCCCTCACCCCTGACATTATTTGCTACACCTCAGAAGAGACGATCCAAGAAAGCGTTACCAGAATCACCGCTTTTCTGGAGTCAAGAGATTACATTGCCAATAAGCATAGGAGCCAGCAACAAGAAACGCTTCGACCTGCAATACAGCAGTTCCCGCTATCGTGA